Within the Tissierellales bacterium genome, the region CTATTCATAGTCCTCTACTTTCGGATCTGTAAAATAAGGATTAGCTGATACATCTTGGTCTAAAAGAGTAGACGGATGTATTTTCATCAATTCTACAATTTGATTTCCACTTAATTTTGCATTGTTGTACTGACATATAGCATTTATCCTGTCTGTATTGTTAAAATAGCTATTTGACAATGCTTCGTACTTTAAAATGTCCTCTCCACCAGGAACACCATCGATTACCCAAGTCATCTCAAGCGTAACACGAGCACGCTCAAATCCTTTCTTAAAAGAACCACTTATAAGATTCTTGTGGCACTTTAACATATGATTCGGTTCGAATTTACCATTTAACAAAAAAACTTCTCTGTCATCAAACAAGTATAATTGCTCTTTTTCTATATATTTATTTACATCTATTCCCTCTCTTTGAAATGCAAATTTAACTTTTTCTATTGTTTCTTTAGACGCCCCATACACACAAACTTCATTTTTTCTAAGCCCATCTGCAAAAAACTCAACTATAGCTTTTATAAGAGCCTCGTCATCTGTATAAAGTGCTACTATATGCGATCCATCACTAACTTTAAAACTCATAACATACCTCCTTCGTGACATGCTCCTCCACTAAACCTATAAAAAAGGTTTTGAGGGGGCTTCTTGGGACGTAGCAACCTCATGGTCGCTATAATTACCAAGCGCTTCGGGTATTTGCAGCTAATATTTTAACAACTGTACATGCGAATATTTAGTAAAAGATTATTAAAGACTAAAACCATTTCGATTCATCTCTCTCCTAAATAGAGGAGGGAATTTTCTCGAAATAATTTGATAGAAGCTTTCTCCTGCACTC harbors:
- a CDS encoding MEDS domain-containing protein, yielding MSFKVSDGSHIVALYTDDEALIKAIVEFFADGLRKNEVCVYGASKETIEKVKFAFQREGIDVNKYIEKEQLYLFDDREVFLLNGKFEPNHMLKCHKNLISGSFKKGFERARVTLEMTWVIDGVPGGEDILKYEALSNSYFNNTDRINAICQYNNAKLSGNQIVELMKIHPSTLLDQDVSANPYFTDPKVEDYE